A genomic window from Streptomyces sp. HUAS YS2 includes:
- a CDS encoding 8-amino-7-oxononanoate synthase, whose protein sequence is MSQAVDPRRTAFDWTDAEATRRAAAGLVRTLRPRAAEPDVLDLASNDYLGLTHRPEIKEAAAEAARRWGAGSTGSRLVTGSTRLHARLERELAEFCGFEAALVFSSGYTANLAALTALSAHGSLIVSDAANHASIVDGCRLSRAETAIVPHSDPEAVRKTLDAHPGRRSLVVSDSVFSVDGDKAPLPALAEACRAHGAAALVVDDAHGFGVLGEGGRGALHAAGLAGDPDVVATLTLSKSLGSQGGAVLGPARVIEHLVNAARTFIFDTGLAPAAAGGALASLRLIGAEPGLAERARTVATTLHRLLTEAGLTAARPDAAVVSVRAPSPEAALRWAADCREQGLGVGCFRPPSVPDGISRLRLTARADLTDAQIDEAVATILRTAPEA, encoded by the coding sequence ATGTCCCAGGCCGTGGACCCGCGCCGCACCGCGTTCGACTGGACCGACGCCGAGGCCACCCGCAGGGCGGCGGCCGGGCTCGTCCGGACGCTGCGTCCGCGCGCGGCCGAACCGGACGTTCTGGACCTCGCGAGCAACGACTACCTCGGGCTGACGCACCGCCCCGAGATCAAGGAGGCGGCCGCCGAGGCCGCCCGCCGCTGGGGCGCCGGCTCCACCGGCTCGCGGCTGGTCACCGGCTCGACCCGGCTGCACGCCCGGCTGGAGCGCGAACTCGCCGAGTTCTGCGGCTTCGAGGCCGCCCTCGTCTTCTCCTCCGGCTACACCGCCAACCTCGCCGCGCTCACCGCGCTCAGCGCCCACGGCTCGCTGATCGTCTCGGACGCGGCCAACCACGCCTCGATCGTGGACGGCTGCCGGCTCTCCCGCGCCGAGACGGCGATCGTGCCGCACTCCGACCCGGAGGCGGTGCGCAAGACCCTCGACGCCCACCCCGGCCGCCGGTCCCTGGTCGTCTCCGACTCGGTCTTCTCGGTGGACGGCGACAAGGCCCCGCTTCCGGCGCTCGCCGAGGCCTGCCGCGCCCACGGGGCCGCCGCGCTGGTCGTGGACGACGCCCACGGCTTCGGTGTGCTCGGCGAGGGCGGCCGGGGTGCGCTGCACGCCGCCGGCCTCGCGGGCGACCCGGACGTGGTCGCCACCCTGACCCTCTCCAAGTCCCTGGGCAGCCAGGGCGGCGCGGTGCTCGGGCCCGCCCGGGTCATCGAGCACCTGGTCAACGCGGCCCGTACGTTCATCTTCGACACCGGGCTCGCCCCGGCCGCCGCGGGCGGCGCGCTCGCGAGCCTGCGGCTGATCGGCGCCGAACCCGGGCTCGCCGAGCGGGCCAGGACCGTCGCCACCACCCTGCACCGGCTCCTCACGGAGGCCGGACTGACCGCCGCGCGCCCCGACGCGGCCGTCGTCTCGGTGCGGGCGCCCTCGCCCGAGGCCGCGCTGCGCTGGGCGGCGGACTGCCGCGAACAGGGTCTGGGCGTCGGCTGCTTCCGTCCGCCGTCGGTGCCGGACGGCATCTCCCGGCTGCGGCTGACGGCCCGCGCCGACCTCACGGACGCGCAGATCGACGAGGCCGTCGCCACGATCCTCCGCACGGCGCCGGAGGCCTGA
- a CDS encoding ATP-binding protein, whose translation MADHQEATVTLPSDPASVSTARRYVADVLTGWGLDAACETSDTVRLIVSELATNAVQHTFGQSPTFTVDVRLERDEQLSIGVTDSHPRWPQRLPAAVQQDNGRGMVIIRWLTAECGGRLSVRPTEDGGKTVWIELPWAAPAPSPN comes from the coding sequence ATGGCAGACCACCAGGAAGCAACCGTCACTCTGCCGAGCGATCCGGCCTCGGTCTCCACCGCCCGCAGATACGTCGCCGACGTCCTCACCGGCTGGGGCCTCGACGCGGCCTGCGAGACCTCCGACACCGTCCGTCTGATCGTCTCCGAGCTGGCCACCAACGCCGTCCAGCACACCTTCGGGCAGTCGCCCACCTTCACCGTCGACGTCCGTCTGGAACGCGACGAGCAGCTGAGCATCGGCGTCACCGACAGCCACCCGCGCTGGCCCCAGCGGCTGCCCGCCGCGGTCCAGCAGGACAACGGCCGCGGCATGGTGATCATCCGCTGGCTGACCGCCGAATGCGGCGGCCGGCTCTCCGTGCGCCCGACCGAGGACGGCGGCAAGACCGTCTGGATCGAACTGCCCTGGGCCGCCCCCGCGCCCTCGCCGAACTGA
- a CDS encoding C40 family peptidase translates to MTAQIHVPSLLSRAGAVSALTLAAVGGTLLAPGAAPEAEAATSYASRALGIAASKKGSPYKYGATGPSRFDCSGLTLYSYKRAGKTLPRTAHQQYNKTRHIAASSRAQGDLVFFHSGGYVYHVGIYAGNGKIWHSPKTGSWVKLDRIWTSKVWYGRVA, encoded by the coding sequence ATGACTGCGCAGATTCATGTCCCGTCCCTGCTCTCCCGGGCCGGGGCCGTCTCGGCCCTGACCCTCGCCGCCGTCGGCGGCACGCTGCTCGCCCCCGGCGCGGCCCCCGAGGCCGAGGCCGCGACCTCGTACGCGAGCAGGGCGCTCGGCATCGCCGCGTCGAAGAAGGGTTCCCCCTACAAGTACGGGGCGACCGGTCCGAGCCGCTTCGACTGCTCGGGGCTCACGCTCTACTCGTACAAGCGGGCCGGCAAGACGCTGCCCCGCACGGCGCACCAGCAGTACAACAAGACCCGGCACATCGCGGCCTCCAGCCGAGCCCAGGGCGACCTGGTCTTCTTCCACTCGGGCGGATACGTCTACCACGTGGGCATCTACGCCGGGAACGGCAAGATCTGGCACTCCCCCAAGACCGGGTCCTGGGTGAAGCTCGACCGGATCTGGACCTCGAAGGTCTGGTACGGCCGGGTGGCCTGA
- a CDS encoding ClpP family protease codes for MLNRYVLPEFTERTSYGSRTLDPYSKLLEERIVFLGTPIDETSANDVIAQLLHLEYADPDRDISLYINSPGGSLSAMASVYDTMQVITCDVETTCLGQAASTAAVLLAAGAPGKRLALPGARVVLQQPAMEEPLQGQPSDLEIQAQEMLRLRGMVAGMLARHTGQDPERIDGDFDRVSVFDAAAAVAYGLVDHVVQNRGASAGTGAGTGTGTR; via the coding sequence ATGCTGAACCGCTACGTCCTTCCGGAGTTCACCGAGCGCACGAGCTACGGGAGCCGCACCCTCGATCCGTACTCCAAGCTGCTGGAGGAGCGGATCGTCTTCCTCGGCACCCCGATCGACGAGACCTCGGCCAACGACGTCATCGCCCAGCTGCTGCACCTGGAGTACGCCGATCCCGACCGGGACATCTCGCTCTACATCAACTCCCCCGGCGGCTCGCTCAGCGCCATGGCGTCGGTCTACGACACGATGCAGGTCATCACCTGCGACGTGGAGACGACCTGCCTGGGGCAGGCCGCGTCCACCGCCGCCGTACTGCTCGCCGCCGGTGCGCCCGGCAAGCGGCTCGCACTCCCCGGCGCGAGGGTCGTCCTCCAGCAGCCCGCCATGGAGGAGCCGCTGCAGGGGCAGCCGAGCGATCTGGAGATCCAGGCCCAGGAAATGCTGCGGCTGCGCGGGATGGTCGCGGGGATGCTGGCACGCCACACCGGCCAGGACCCCGAGCGGATCGACGGCGACTTCGACCGGGTCTCGGTCTTCGACGCCGCGGCGGCGGTCGCGTACGGGCTGGTGGACCACGTCGTGCAGAACCGCGGCGCGTCGGCGGGGACAGGTGCCGGCACCGGCACCGGCACGAGGTGA
- a CDS encoding type II toxin-antitoxin system Phd/YefM family antitoxin, which translates to MAYEIPVTQARAELADLINRVVYGNERVVVTRHGKPLVALVSAADLEKLEADREPAEEPVISTVAAVRSVASAAGEQGRFGLAARHREPGT; encoded by the coding sequence ATGGCCTACGAGATTCCGGTGACGCAAGCGCGGGCAGAGCTCGCGGACCTGATCAACCGCGTGGTGTACGGCAACGAGCGCGTGGTCGTGACCCGCCACGGCAAGCCCCTCGTGGCCCTGGTTTCGGCTGCTGACCTGGAGAAACTCGAGGCCGACCGCGAGCCGGCGGAGGAGCCGGTGATCAGCACGGTCGCCGCCGTCCGGTCGGTCGCGTCCGCTGCGGGTGAACAGGGACGCTTCGGCCTCGCCGCCCGGCACCGCGAGCCGGGCACCTGA
- a CDS encoding ABC transporter permease has protein sequence MPATTTRRTLAVLVLIPLVVALALWAFAWPAARVAPRDLPLGVAGPATATAPLEQSLARHEGAFDVHRYPDAAAARKAIEDRIVYGAAVVTPQGPELLTATAGSPAVAQLLREAVTAQLPAGAQPKVTDVVPAPAADPRGGAFASSLLPLAIAGAAAGAVVTLLGLRGLRAGAALVGAAALAGLTGVALAHSWLEVLTGSWWAEAGVLGLTVLAIGATMAGLAGLLGPRGLGIGGLLMILIGNPFSGVATAPQLLPEPAGLLGQWLPPGAAGQALRSVAFFDGNGAGQALLVLALWAAAGLTAVLATGRRAERVAPTPGAARPEPELIG, from the coding sequence ATGCCCGCCACGACAACCCGCCGCACCCTCGCGGTACTGGTCCTAATCCCACTGGTGGTGGCCCTGGCCCTGTGGGCCTTCGCCTGGCCGGCCGCCCGCGTCGCGCCCCGCGACCTCCCGCTGGGCGTGGCCGGCCCGGCGACCGCCACCGCACCGCTGGAGCAGAGCCTCGCCCGGCACGAGGGTGCCTTCGATGTGCACCGCTACCCGGACGCCGCCGCCGCCCGGAAGGCGATCGAGGACCGGATCGTGTACGGCGCGGCGGTCGTCACGCCGCAGGGCCCCGAGCTGCTGACCGCCACGGCCGGAAGCCCGGCCGTGGCCCAGCTGCTGCGGGAGGCGGTGACCGCGCAACTGCCCGCCGGCGCGCAGCCGAAGGTCACCGACGTGGTGCCGGCCCCGGCGGCCGATCCGCGCGGCGGCGCGTTCGCCTCGAGCCTGCTGCCGCTCGCCATCGCCGGCGCCGCCGCCGGCGCGGTGGTCACCCTGCTCGGGCTGCGCGGCCTGCGCGCCGGCGCGGCGCTCGTCGGCGCGGCCGCGCTCGCGGGGCTGACCGGCGTGGCGCTCGCGCACAGCTGGCTCGAGGTGCTCACCGGCTCCTGGTGGGCGGAGGCCGGAGTACTGGGGCTCACGGTGCTGGCGATCGGCGCGACGATGGCCGGACTCGCGGGGCTGCTCGGCCCGCGCGGCCTCGGGATCGGCGGACTGCTGATGATCCTGATCGGCAACCCGTTCTCGGGCGTCGCCACCGCGCCGCAGCTGCTGCCGGAACCGGCCGGGCTCCTGGGCCAGTGGCTGCCGCCTGGGGCGGCGGGCCAGGCGCTGCGCTCGGTCGCCTTCTTCGACGGCAACGGGGCCGGCCAGGCGCTGCTGGTCCTCGCCCTCTGGGCGGCGGCGGGGCTGACCGCGGTCCTCGCGACGGGCCGGCGCGCCGAGCGGGTCGCACCGACGCCGGGCGCTGCACGGCCGGAGCCGGAACTGATCGGCTGA
- a CDS encoding TetR/AcrR family transcriptional regulator: MARVSQEHLDARRRQILDGAARCFARNGFHATSMQDVFAEVGLSAGAVYRYFNGKEALVGAIAQEAFAGIRSAFEEASRATPPPTPDVLLGGVLRLFLEERIPGADRQAFARLIIQVWTETLRDEGLAATLAEGYHGMRALWAELVEAYRRNGLMRADVDADHVARTLIATAQGYIAQQALFGDVSADMLVDGLNGLMSMDVQSRS, translated from the coding sequence ATGGCACGCGTATCCCAGGAGCACCTCGACGCCCGCCGCCGGCAGATCCTCGACGGCGCCGCCCGCTGCTTCGCCCGCAACGGTTTCCACGCCACATCCATGCAGGACGTCTTCGCCGAGGTCGGCCTCTCGGCCGGCGCGGTGTACCGGTACTTCAACGGCAAGGAGGCCCTGGTCGGGGCCATCGCGCAGGAGGCGTTCGCGGGCATCCGAAGCGCCTTCGAGGAGGCCTCGCGGGCCACCCCGCCGCCCACCCCGGACGTGCTGCTCGGCGGGGTGCTCCGGCTCTTCCTGGAGGAGCGCATTCCCGGCGCCGACCGGCAGGCGTTCGCCCGGCTGATCATCCAGGTGTGGACGGAGACGCTGCGCGACGAGGGGCTGGCCGCCACTCTTGCCGAGGGCTATCACGGTATGCGCGCGCTCTGGGCCGAACTCGTCGAGGCGTACCGCAGGAACGGACTGATGCGCGCGGACGTCGACGCCGACCACGTCGCCCGCACCCTCATCGCCACTGCTCAGGGTTACATCGCCCAGCAGGCCCTCTTCGGCGACGTGTCCGCGGACATGCTCGTGGACGGATTGAACGGGCTCATGTCCATGGACGTGCAAAGCCGTAGTTAA
- a CDS encoding urease subunit gamma: MQLSPHEQERLLIHVAADVAEKRRARGVRLNHPETVALITSHILEGARDGRTVAELMASGRKVLTRDEVMEGIPEMIHDVQVEATFPDGTKLVTVHDPIV; the protein is encoded by the coding sequence GTGCAACTCAGCCCCCATGAGCAGGAACGCCTGCTCATCCATGTCGCGGCGGACGTGGCGGAGAAGCGCCGGGCGCGCGGGGTGCGGCTCAACCACCCCGAGACCGTCGCCCTGATCACCTCGCACATCCTCGAGGGCGCCCGGGACGGCCGTACCGTCGCCGAACTCATGGCGTCCGGGCGCAAGGTGCTCACCCGCGACGAGGTCATGGAGGGCATCCCCGAGATGATCCACGACGTGCAGGTCGAGGCCACCTTCCCGGACGGCACCAAGCTCGTCACCGTCCACGACCCGATCGTGTGA
- a CDS encoding urease subunit beta — MIPGEILFGEGPVALNEGSTVTRLTVLNAADRPVQVGSHYHFAEANPGLEFDRSAAHGLRLNIAAGTAVRFEPGIPAEVELVPLAGRRIVPGLRGAIGGSLDA; from the coding sequence ATGATTCCCGGAGAGATCCTTTTCGGTGAAGGTCCCGTCGCCCTCAACGAGGGCAGCACGGTCACCCGGCTCACCGTCCTCAACGCCGCCGACCGGCCGGTCCAGGTCGGCTCCCACTACCACTTCGCCGAGGCCAACCCCGGCCTGGAGTTCGACCGTTCGGCCGCGCACGGCCTGCGGCTGAACATCGCCGCCGGCACGGCCGTGCGCTTCGAGCCCGGCATCCCCGCCGAGGTCGAACTCGTCCCGCTCGCCGGCCGCCGGATCGTCCCCGGGCTGCGCGGCGCGATCGGAGGATCCCTCGATGCCTGA
- a CDS encoding urease subunit alpha has translation MPELHRAVYADLFGPTTGDRIRLADTDLLIEIDEDRSGGPGRAGDEAVFGGGKVIRESMGQARTTRAEGAPDTVITGAVVLDHWGVVKADIGIRDGRITALGKAGNPDIMDGVHPDLVIGPETEVIAGNGKIVTAGAIDAHVHFISPTVVEQALATGVTTLVGGGTGPAEGTKATTITPGPWHLARMFEALETFPVNIGLLGKGNTMSREAMHSQLRGGALGFKIHEDWGATPAVIDACLGVCDETGAQLAIHTDTLNEAGFVGDTLAAIAGRTIHAYHTEGAGGGHAPDIITVVSEPYVLPSSTNPTRPHTVNTIEEHLDMLMVCHHLNPAVPEDLAFAESRIRPSTIAAEDVLHDIGAISIISSDSQAMGRIGEVVMRTWQTAHVMKKRRGALPGDGRADNLRARRYVAKYTINPAVAQGMDHVVGSVEPGKLADLVLWDPAFFGVKPLAVLKGGQIAYAQMGDANASIPTPQPVMPRPMFGALGRAAATGSVNFVSEAAIEDDLPERLGLAKTFAAIGNTRRVTKADMRENDALPRVEVDADTFTVTIDGEPVEPAPATELPMAQRYFLF, from the coding sequence ATGCCTGAGCTGCACCGGGCCGTGTACGCCGACCTGTTCGGCCCCACCACCGGCGACCGCATCCGGCTCGCCGACACCGACCTGCTGATCGAGATCGACGAGGACCGCAGCGGCGGCCCCGGACGGGCCGGCGACGAGGCCGTGTTCGGCGGCGGCAAGGTCATCCGCGAGTCCATGGGCCAGGCCCGCACCACCCGCGCCGAGGGCGCTCCGGACACCGTCATCACGGGCGCGGTGGTGCTCGACCACTGGGGCGTCGTCAAGGCCGACATCGGCATCCGCGACGGCCGGATCACCGCACTCGGCAAGGCCGGCAACCCCGACATCATGGACGGGGTGCACCCCGATCTCGTCATCGGTCCGGAGACCGAGGTCATCGCGGGCAACGGGAAGATCGTCACGGCCGGGGCCATCGACGCCCATGTGCACTTCATCTCGCCGACCGTCGTCGAGCAGGCCCTCGCCACCGGCGTCACCACCCTCGTCGGCGGCGGCACCGGCCCCGCCGAGGGCACCAAGGCCACCACGATCACCCCCGGACCCTGGCACCTGGCCCGGATGTTCGAGGCCCTGGAGACCTTCCCGGTCAACATCGGCCTGCTCGGCAAGGGCAACACCATGTCGCGCGAGGCCATGCACTCCCAACTGCGCGGCGGAGCACTCGGGTTCAAGATCCATGAGGACTGGGGTGCCACCCCGGCCGTCATCGACGCCTGCCTGGGCGTCTGCGACGAGACCGGCGCGCAGCTCGCCATCCACACCGACACCCTCAACGAGGCCGGGTTCGTCGGCGACACCCTCGCCGCCATCGCGGGCCGCACGATCCACGCGTACCACACCGAGGGCGCGGGCGGCGGGCACGCCCCGGACATCATCACCGTCGTCTCCGAGCCGTACGTGCTGCCCAGTTCGACCAACCCCACCCGGCCGCACACCGTCAACACCATCGAGGAACACCTCGACATGCTGATGGTCTGTCACCACCTCAACCCGGCGGTGCCGGAGGACCTCGCCTTCGCCGAGTCCCGCATCCGGCCCTCCACCATCGCGGCCGAGGACGTGCTGCACGACATCGGCGCGATCTCGATCATCTCCTCCGACTCCCAGGCCATGGGGCGCATCGGCGAGGTGGTCATGCGGACCTGGCAGACCGCGCACGTCATGAAGAAGCGCCGCGGCGCGCTGCCCGGCGACGGCCGTGCGGACAATCTGCGCGCGCGTCGCTATGTCGCCAAGTACACGATCAACCCGGCGGTCGCGCAGGGCATGGACCACGTCGTCGGCTCCGTCGAGCCCGGCAAGCTCGCGGACCTGGTGCTCTGGGACCCGGCGTTCTTCGGCGTGAAGCCGCTCGCGGTGCTCAAGGGCGGTCAGATCGCGTACGCGCAGATGGGCGACGCGAACGCCTCCATCCCCACCCCGCAGCCCGTCATGCCCCGCCCCATGTTCGGCGCGCTCGGCAGGGCGGCCGCCACCGGGTCGGTCAACTTCGTCTCCGAGGCGGCGATCGAGGACGACCTGCCCGAACGCCTCGGCCTGGCCAAGACGTTCGCGGCCATCGGCAACACCCGCCGGGTCACCAAGGCGGACATGCGGGAGAACGACGCGCTGCCGCGGGTCGAGGTCGACGCGGACACCTTCACCGTGACCATCGACGGCGAGCCGGTCGAACCCGCGCCCGCCACCGAACTTCCCATGGCCCAGCGGTACTTCCTCTTCTGA
- a CDS encoding urease accessory protein UreF, producing MSSRSALLVLADGRFPAGGHAHSGGAEAAVKAGRVRDAADLAAFCRGRLHTTGLTAAGLAAAASLGLDAQALDEAADARTPSPALRAAARKLGRQLMRAARSAWPSPELDALAAAFPRGAHQPVVLGTAARAAGLGPEDAAHCVAYETVSGPATAAVRLLSLDPFQATAVLARLAPEMDDVAARAAAAAREGLHALPAASAPLLDITAEGHATWPVRLFAS from the coding sequence ATGAGCAGCAGATCCGCACTTCTGGTGCTCGCCGACGGGCGCTTCCCCGCCGGCGGGCACGCCCACTCCGGCGGCGCCGAGGCCGCCGTCAAGGCCGGCCGGGTCAGGGACGCGGCCGACCTCGCCGCGTTCTGCCGGGGCCGGCTGCACACCACCGGCCTCACCGCGGCGGGCCTGGCCGCCGCGGCCTCCCTCGGCCTCGACGCGCAGGCGCTCGACGAGGCCGCCGACGCCCGAACCCCCTCGCCGGCCCTGCGTGCCGCGGCGCGCAAACTCGGCCGGCAGCTGATGCGGGCCGCCCGGTCCGCCTGGCCGAGTCCCGAACTCGACGCGCTCGCCGCCGCGTTCCCGCGCGGCGCGCACCAGCCCGTCGTCCTCGGCACCGCCGCCCGAGCCGCCGGGCTCGGGCCAGAGGACGCCGCGCACTGCGTGGCGTACGAGACCGTGAGCGGGCCCGCGACGGCGGCGGTGCGGCTGTTGAGCCTGGACCCCTTCCAGGCCACGGCCGTGCTCGCGCGACTCGCCCCGGAGATGGACGACGTGGCCGCGCGGGCTGCGGCCGCCGCAAGGGAGGGCCTGCACGCGCTGCCCGCCGCGTCGGCGCCGTTGCTCGACATCACGGCGGAGGGCCACGCGACCTGGCCGGTCCGGCTGTTCGCGTCGTGA
- the ureG gene encoding urease accessory protein UreG — translation MHLDHSHDHHGAVSADAHRPDGTRRALRIGLGGPVGSGKTATVAALCRALRDQLSLAVVTNDIYTREDAEFLLRNAVLPPERIQAVETGACPHTAIRDDISANLEAVEDLEEAVGPLDLILVESGGDNLTATFSKGLVDAQIFVIDVAGGDDIPRKGGPGVTTADLLVVNKTDLAPYVGSDLERMARDAKEQRGELPVAFTSLTGPEGVAPVATWVRARLADWAA, via the coding sequence GTGCACCTCGATCACTCCCACGACCACCACGGCGCCGTCTCCGCCGACGCCCATCGCCCCGACGGCACCCGCCGCGCCCTGCGCATCGGGCTCGGCGGGCCCGTCGGGTCCGGCAAGACCGCGACCGTCGCCGCCCTGTGCCGCGCCCTGCGAGACCAGCTCTCCCTCGCCGTCGTCACCAACGACATCTACACCCGCGAGGACGCGGAGTTCCTGCTCCGCAACGCCGTCCTGCCGCCCGAGCGGATCCAGGCCGTGGAGACCGGCGCCTGCCCGCACACCGCCATCCGCGACGACATCTCCGCCAACCTGGAGGCCGTCGAGGACCTGGAGGAGGCGGTCGGCCCGCTCGACCTGATCCTCGTCGAGTCCGGCGGCGACAACCTGACCGCCACCTTCTCCAAGGGCCTGGTCGACGCCCAGATCTTCGTCATCGACGTGGCCGGCGGCGACGACATCCCGCGCAAGGGCGGCCCCGGCGTCACCACTGCCGACCTGCTGGTCGTCAACAAGACCGACCTCGCCCCGTACGTCGGCTCCGACCTGGAGCGGATGGCCCGTGACGCGAAGGAGCAGCGCGGCGAGCTGCCCGTCGCGTTCACCTCGCTCACCGGGCCCGAGGGCGTCGCGCCCGTCGCCACGTGGGTGCGCGCCCGGCTCGCCGACTGGGCGGCATGA
- a CDS encoding urease accessory protein UreD gives MSLRATARVVAAADGTLPVLESDGPFALRRTRSTDTYTRVTVVGAMSAPLGGDDLTLEARARDGARLAVDAAAATVALPGRTPAPAHYRVRLDVGADAVLRWLPEPLVSARGSDLRAHTTVELADSARLVLREEQILGRHGEEPGTLVTRLTVHRSGRPLFDQELAYGPGAPGGWDGPAVLAGRRAVGQLLVVDPEFADKPVAAGPLAETAVVTPLAGPAALVSALAEDALSLRRVLDAALDRLAPV, from the coding sequence ATGAGTCTCCGCGCCACCGCCCGGGTCGTCGCCGCGGCCGACGGCACCCTGCCGGTCCTGGAGAGCGACGGCCCCTTCGCCCTGCGCCGCACCCGCAGCACCGACACGTACACCCGGGTCACCGTCGTCGGCGCGATGAGCGCGCCGCTCGGCGGCGACGACCTCACCCTGGAGGCGCGGGCGCGGGACGGCGCCCGCCTGGCCGTCGACGCGGCCGCCGCGACCGTCGCCCTGCCCGGCCGCACCCCGGCGCCCGCGCACTACCGCGTGCGGCTCGACGTGGGCGCGGACGCGGTGCTGCGCTGGCTGCCCGAACCGCTCGTCTCCGCCCGCGGCTCGGACCTGCGGGCGCACACCACGGTCGAACTCGCCGACAGCGCACGGCTGGTGCTGCGCGAGGAGCAGATCCTAGGCCGGCACGGCGAGGAGCCCGGCACCCTCGTCACCCGCCTCACGGTGCACCGCTCCGGTCGGCCCCTGTTCGACCAGGAGCTCGCGTACGGCCCCGGCGCGCCCGGCGGCTGGGACGGCCCCGCGGTCCTCGCCGGCCGTCGCGCGGTCGGTCAACTCCTGGTTGTCGACCCGGAGTTCGCCGACAAGCCGGTGGCGGCCGGACCGCTTGCCGAGACCGCCGTGGTCACCCCGCTGGCCGGTCCCGCCGCGCTGGTCAGTGCCCTGGCCGAAGACGCACTGAGTCTGCGCCGGGTTCTGGACGCGGCGCTCGACCGACTCGCCCCGGTCTGA